From the genome of Oryza glaberrima chromosome 1, OglaRS2, whole genome shotgun sequence:
gggggggggtgaatggtagggaaaaccaaaaacccaaaaacttttagcggaaataaaagttaccctcaaattgatggaaatctcgacgtagtcctgtcgccgccggtcggaccgctcgCACGCCGCCGGTTAGATCGCCTCCCTGCCGCCTGAACCCGaagaaacacaaattgaagaactctcaaagtagatgacaactttattgcttctctctgtatttacaaagtgcaacaacagtactccttacaaaaatctcgactaaactcgaaaccctaactaaactatcaacttaATTGCTCtcaaagcgataccgggaggcctcaccctccctctctatttataccacaaAAACCCCTACTCAAAATAGGTGTAGAACTCCTATTCACAATAGGACTCAATCCCataatttcctttttctccaaAACTACAGCCGCACAGAAGTCGGACTCCTCctgccgtcgctgctgctgcttgctgcctGAGCCGACTCGGCTTGCCTCTGCATGGATCAAGCCTGCCATCACTGAAGCTGCTTGACCACGCAACAAAGCCAAAGTCAGTCACCaccatgcatacatacatgcatcacacatgcatgcacgtacTGCATGTATACCACACATATATGCACGCTGCACACCAGCACGCATACATATATGCACGCTACAGTACACCACAGTACTTAGCACCATACATAAGCCTCTTCCAATTTCTTCCAATTCCCTTTGTGAACACCGATgcttgcacgcacacctcgtgaagcccgttacgaagatctctcccacacggtatccatccaccgtatgccatatcgtatccaacttcgtcacccggtatccttaacagtctggacctcaactcctccctgagtctagtcccgatccccaccgttgaccgaagttgacctccaagaattctaactctagtcaccttctcacatggtatcccgaccgcactagacctctgTTTCTCTCTGaacatagtcccggtcctcgccattgaccaaggctgacctcaagtcacctacacacaatcagacaaaacaaccgtttctgggcacagatatcacaacctgacccacattagtcacacgcactcacaccaacatccacacatcttTTCAAACCAATTCATTGATTAAATTATTTGCATAGCAaattattcatcacaaatattaatcatgacaataaTTTCACATAACATACCTCATCCGTTCCTCAATACAATGACTCATATGTATCGTCATCCATCGCTTCCCGGTCCCACACTCTATCAACCTCCGGTCTTTCTTTTAAAACCCTCACACAAGTACACCGAGATGTATGTCGTCCCCATGAAGCTAGTTTGGTTGCGCATAAGTTTTCTATGCCACCGCCTATCGTTGCCATTACATCCAAAAAGAAGTCGTCATCCTACTATTCTAACAATGTGCCAACCGCTTCTACCCATGGTCAGCAATCTCTTGGCAACCCGACAACATGGACTATTCTACTTGCATAACTATGTTTAGTCATGTGGGACAAGTTAACGAGTGTTTGTGCAACTCCTTGTGGGAGACACACCATTGTTTTACTATGTCTTATACAACAACCCGTAtaacttttttagatgttctGATTAAAAATCCTAGTTTTTtacattattagaaatgaatTAAATGCAGATAcacaaaatcaaataaatgCCATGCTTTCAATAAATGCAtttgttctatatatatatacaccatatatacatttatggaaGCAGATTTATTGAATAAGATATTCAGCTGGAAGTTATtaaataaagatatctttaggcTGCACATTTTTTCATATATGCCCTTTAAGCAATATGAAATTACCATTTATAGTCTTCATCATGTGCCTTTAAATACTGCCAAGTTGGAGACACTTATCAGTCAAGTGTTCTTGAGAATCCTCATCTCCACCCTCACCATAGAAACAGGACTAGAGTCCTTTCACGTGTCCTAGATTTGGGCACCTTTCTTTTGATCACCGAAATGGAACGCAAGAATCCGCTCCCTCAGCAAGAGTCTGAGCCTCACGTCGAAGGCAACAAGTCCCCTGCTCCCACCAGCATCGTCGACGACGCCACTAACACTACCGAGGACGACTCCGCGTTGAGGGACCTCCTCTACCCGCAATCTCTCGAGGTACCATTCAATATCTTTTGTAAGCATGCCGTTATTCTTTTAATTACGTTATTTGTGTTCGATGCgttcttatttatttatcaaCTTAAGAATATTcacctataaatttatttttatcaatTACACAGAAAACCTTACGTCTAACATGAGTTTTCACTTGATTCTATGgcttcaaattttatattacttttatataaaatgaataAAAATTATAACTATGCACCAAGACAAGAATATGTCTAGATGCAATTGTATTCTAGAATGTACTGGATGTACAAGGGGCAAGTGGGTCCGTGTTTCAGTAGTAACCCACTTGTCCCCGTTTGACCGCTTCGTCTCGTACTAGTACTACCGTCTACAGCGTCCCGCTGATGCTCCATCAAACCGGTGGACGTAGACGATCGGAGGATCTCGCCGTGCATCGCGTGCTTTTTCGGCCATGCACCTCTCGTCGTCTTCCTGATTTCGCCGCCACTTGTAGCATCTGCCCGTGGGGTCCATCGGTCGATCGATCCCCGTAGCCAGCACATGTTGTCGTCTAGCTCAAGATTTGTTGGCTCGCCTTCCCTTCTTTTCGGTTCACTCTTGCTAGCGATCGAGACGACTTGAGAACAACCAACGGAGATAGCTAGCCGTCTCGTCAAAGCTGTGTCATCAGCCGACCAGCGAAGGCAAACTCGCAGAAGCCATCGTGTCATAGGTGTGGTGTGTGGAGAAGCGGTGGAccgaccgacgacggcggcaacccgcacggcgaggcgaggcaaggccgacggcggcggcgcgcgtccACGAAAAGCGGGGGGGTATCTACCTGTTTTTCGTATAAGCCCCTCAAGATCTAGGAAATCGCGGGGCGTGGTCCTCGGCCCGGGGCCTTTAAATGCGGGGGCACCCATGTAGGCCGGAGCAGAGCGCCACGAGGCGAGTTGTTGGGTGTTCCCTAGACTAGCcgtctcttcctcctctccctctcctcctcctcccgccgccgcctgcaacCGCTTCACGTGGCCTGATCCTCCTCCGGAGCTCTCCCTTTCGACCCCAACAAATGGAGCCCAAGAGGtcccctgcgccgccgcagcccaaCGTGGAGACCAAGAAGTCCCCTccccgcgctgccgccggaggaggcggcggcggcacagctGCCGTCGGTGGCGAGTCGCCGTTGAGCAGCCTGTTCCACCAGCCGTCGCATGGGGTACTGATTCCTGACGCCTTTTGCATGTTTGATGTTATGCCTGTGTTCAGGCCCGACGTGAATCTTTCCTCCGAACAAGACGAAATTCGAGGGTGTTCTTtcgttgtttgtttgttttttttgttttatttttttttgttacggtgACGAGGATGACACGGGATGAGTCCCCCTCCGTCTGCGAGGCGTTGATACATGCTGAATTTTCCTTTCATTCCATCGCTGTTGCACACGCATAAATTTAGTATGCTTTTAATGTAGatatgcccccccccccccccccccctctttctATTTGCGAAAATTAGTAATTTTCAATGTACAGGCGCCTGTCTTTCCAAGTGGATACGCGATAGTTTGTAGAATACTTTTGGAAATCAACCTTAGAGATTGTTTATATAGTTTGATGGTGATGGTATTTATCCAATCCCAAAGTATTGTTTTGCCGGCGCTTTGTTTACACTTAGTGAATTCCTTTACATTTTTCCATTTTCAGGCAAAAGGCAAAGAAGACATATACTCCATTTTCTACAAAGGGCAGAACGGGACTGCACAAGCTGGGACTGCAGGTAGTTGTGGTCTTGTGGATTGACCCAATCTCTTCCTTGCTCTTATGTAGGAAGGACATTCTTATTCCTTGGTGCCATTAAAGACACTGTTGCGAAAATGGAACATAATAATAAGCACAACTATATATAAACGAATTCAAATAAACCCAAAGAATACCAGTTCCATATAAAGCTTGAAAATTAGTAGCCTCCTTTTCATCTGTATTTACTATTTGCCTCCTTTCTTCTGTAATTACCATTTGCATCTGTTGGATATCTCTAGAGTTAACCAACGAGAAATTACTTTCCATCTGTAACTCTTGTCTGCaccatcatgttttttttttcttttgtggagTGTCGTTGACTGTTATTCATCTTTGTGATCATCTTACTCGGTTCAGACTTTAGAGCACTGAGATGTTTCACGATAGCAAACTAACTGCATATAAACATTGATTTGTATGCCAGATGGTAAATCCCAGTGGACTCCTCCTAAAAGTCGCACCGTGTACACCAAGGATAACAAACAGTCAAATCAGTATGATTCGGTTGATACGTCCTGTTTTGGTTCTTCTGTGAACTATGGTGGTCGAGACTATTATGGAATCTCTGGACACAAGCAATCCACAGAATCCAATGATGTAAGAAATTGCCAAACCCAAAACTGCAAATTATGTTtgtaattactttttttaaaaaaagtatcatGAACTGGTCTATACAACTATACCACAACAAAGCTTTGAATATACTTTTGCTTTATTGCTTTCAGTATAAGGCGGACAAAAAGGACCCTTCCACAGATTCTCATGGTGACTGGTGGCAAGGTATATTTACTTATTTAGATATGCATTTATCTCTGAATTCAAGCTCCATATTGTTGAAATGTTgattatttatttctatcagGTTCGTTTTACTACTAAGCGAACTTGGTGGCCTCTCCCTTGGTGGAAAAGGTAAAAGGCACATCTTCACTGTTTTTATGGTTTGCTGCTATTGTCTGTTTGTGCACATGATTATATGCTATTCAACTTACATTTGCGGCGCAATGGAATATCTTCTTTTCCATCTGACAGTTCATAGATATTGGTGTTAGCTCACTCGACCTATTTTATCAATTATTTGAtactcatgttcttttttatacGGAAGAGAACATattctcttttgttttgttttccaaAATTCAGAACAGTTATACTAGAATTCAAACTACTAAGCCTTTGGAAATTATTGGTGATGATGTGCCCAACCAACGTTTCAATACAAAAAAGGgccaaaaaaaactatttatatGAGGAACTGTTACTTTCAGCTGCACATCCCAAATGCTTCTAAGCTCTGCATATTCCCTCCCCCTCAAACACAAACACATGCAAAGTTTATCTATTCATGTGTCAATATCAAAGTTCCGTGCCtccatttaactttttttttcctgcacgATAAGCTGTATGGTTGTAAAATTTGACGAGGTTCAGTGGGCGGGAAAAGGGTTTAACTGTCCTGGAGTGAAAATTTTAGTTAGCTCCTGGCTTTATATGTCTCCATCACTGTATTAGTTACACCACTATCCCTATAATTTATTGACCTAGTGTATGCTACAAATTCACTTCGAGGAAGCAGAACAAAATTGCAATGA
Proteins encoded in this window:
- the LOC127785291 gene encoding uncharacterized protein LOC127785291 isoform X2, whose translation is MERKNPLPQQESEPHVEGNKSPAPTSIVDDATNTTEDDSALRDLLYPQSLEAKGKEDIYSIFYKGQNGTAQAGTADGKSQWTPPKSRTVYTKDNKQSNQYDSVDTSCFGSSVNYGGRDYYGISGHKQSTESNDYKADKKDPSTDSHGDWWQGSFYY
- the LOC127785291 gene encoding uncharacterized protein LOC127785291 isoform X1, which encodes MEPKRSPAPPQPNVETKKSPPRAAAGGGGGGTAAVGGESPLSSLFHQPSHGAKGKEDIYSIFYKGQNGTAQAGTADGKSQWTPPKSRTVYTKDNKQSNQYDSVDTSCFGSSVNYGGRDYYGISGHKQSTESNDYKADKKDPSTDSHGDWWQGSFYY